In Jatrophihabitans endophyticus, one DNA window encodes the following:
- a CDS encoding DUF4129 domain-containing protein, which produces MRAFAAARMSGLPVGGDAARDAARRELERPEYHRDDRGLVQRALHWLGERLGALFGGGTGNHAILLLLALVAAVALVLVIRAGVPARRRARRGDPPDAIDLLAAADSRDHRRAALQCEREGRRADALREWLRAAVATIEERGVLPPRPGRTGAATAREAGPALPVAAAALTAAMTAFEQVWFGGRPATDDDVSRARGAADAVGSARIVTHDVPAGFAAPW; this is translated from the coding sequence GTGAGAGCGTTCGCGGCCGCCCGCATGAGCGGGCTGCCGGTCGGGGGCGACGCCGCCCGCGACGCCGCGCGCCGCGAGCTCGAACGCCCGGAGTACCACCGCGACGACCGCGGCCTCGTGCAGCGCGCGCTGCACTGGCTCGGCGAGCGCCTCGGCGCGCTGTTCGGCGGCGGCACCGGCAACCACGCGATCCTGCTGCTGCTCGCCCTCGTCGCCGCGGTGGCGCTCGTCCTCGTGATCCGAGCCGGGGTGCCCGCCCGGCGTCGCGCGCGCCGCGGCGATCCGCCCGATGCCATCGACCTGCTCGCCGCCGCCGACAGCCGCGACCACCGTCGGGCGGCGCTGCAGTGCGAGCGCGAGGGGCGTCGCGCGGACGCCCTGCGCGAGTGGCTGCGCGCCGCGGTCGCCACGATCGAGGAGCGCGGGGTGCTCCCGCCCCGGCCCGGGCGCACCGGTGCCGCGACCGCCCGCGAGGCAGGGCCGGCGCTGCCGGTCGCCGCCGCCGCGCTCACGGCCGCGATGACCGCGTTCGAACAGGTGTGGTTCGGCGGCCGGCCGGCCACCGACGACGACGTCTCGCGAGCGCGGGGAGCGGCCGACGCCGTCGGCTCGGCCCGCATCGTGACGCACGACGTCCCGGCCGGGTTCGCGGCGCCGTGGTGA